The genomic window GGCAATCGCCTTGCCATTGCCGATAAACGGGAACCGGCCGACCTTGACCTCATAGCCAAGCTCTTTCGCCTTCGCCTCGGAATAGCCGACACTGGCCACCTGCGGATGGCAATAGGTGCAGCCCGCGATGCTTTCCGGCTTGATCGGATGCACCTTGTTCCTGCCCGCGATCAGTTCGGCCACCATGACACCTTCATGACTGGCTTTATGCGCCAGCCAGGGCGCGCCCGCGATATCACCGATGGCATAAAGCCCGTCGACCCCGGTGCGGCAGAATTCATCGGTCACAACATGGGTCCGGTCGGTTTTGACGCCAAGCGCCTCCAGCCCCAGACCTTCGGTATTGCCGACGATGCCCACAGCCGAGATGACGGTGTCGAACGCCTGTTTCTCGACCTTGCCGCCGATCTCGATATGGGCGGTCACCTTATCCTTGGCCCGGTCCAACTGCTTGACCATCGCCTTCTGCAATATCTTCATCCCCTGCCGTTCAAAGCTTTTCTTGGCAAAGGCGCTTATCTCGGCATCTTCCACCGGCAGGATCCGGTCCATCACCTCGACCACGGTCGTTTCCGCGCCAAGCGTGTTGTAGAAACTGGCGAACTCGATCCCGATCGCGCCTGATCCGATCACCAGCAGCTTTTTCGGCATATGTTTCGGGGTCAGCGCGGCCTTGTAGGTCCAGACCCGGTCATCATCGGCCTCCAGCCCCGGCAGCTCACGGGCCCGCGCGCCGGTTGCCAGAATGATGGATTTTGCAGTCAGTTCCTCGCTGCCCTTGTCGGTCTTGACGCTGACCTTGCCCTTGGCCGGCAGCATCGCCTCACCCATGACCACGGTCACCTTGTTCTTCTTCATCAACCCGCCGACACCGGAATTCAGCTGCTTGGCCACATTGCGCGACCGTTTCACCACCGCATCCAGATCATAGCCGATATTGTCCGCCTTCAGCCCAAACTCCTTGGCCCGGTGCATCAGGTGAAACACTTCGGAAGACCGCAGCATCGCCTTGGTCGGGATACAGCCCCAGTTCAGGCAGATACCGCCCATATGTTCACGTTCCACGATGGCCACTTTCAG from Rhodophyticola sp. CCM32 includes these protein-coding regions:
- the lpdA gene encoding dihydrolipoyl dehydrogenase, translated to MAARSFDVIVIGAGPGGYVAAIRASQLGLKVAIVEREHMGGICLNWGCIPTKAMLRSSEVFHLMHRAKEFGLKADNIGYDLDAVVKRSRNVAKQLNSGVGGLMKKNKVTVVMGEAMLPAKGKVSVKTDKGSEELTAKSIILATGARARELPGLEADDDRVWTYKAALTPKHMPKKLLVIGSGAIGIEFASFYNTLGAETTVVEVMDRILPVEDAEISAFAKKSFERQGMKILQKAMVKQLDRAKDKVTAHIEIGGKVEKQAFDTVISAVGIVGNTEGLGLEALGVKTDRTHVVTDEFCRTGVDGLYAIGDIAGAPWLAHKASHEGVMVAELIAGRNKVHPIKPESIAGCTYCHPQVASVGYSEAKAKELGYEVKVGRFPFIGNGKAIALGEAEGMVKTVFDGKTGELLGAHMVGAEVTELIQGYVVGRQLETTEEDLMETVFPHPTLSEMMHESVLDAYDRVIHI